A genomic region of Glycine max cultivar Williams 82 chromosome 15, Glycine_max_v4.0, whole genome shotgun sequence contains the following coding sequences:
- the LOC100811711 gene encoding uncharacterized protein, with product MSDDHWIKVAMADDSLVVDLLLRLHRPPPPPPPCLNLHWTVRQRRSRSAHNKAESTRASPTTPLSWSGATSASGGNLDGYEEYSRPSKPTQTSRSKVANPSETTTTRKTRRKKTLAELKAEEDLLLKERRNLKKELAFLRLTVEKHRATNESIKRKKLDFESRQNSSAAATASEVSGKAVNGSFQFVKAECHPSNSVSHDDSPVCAANVSPKAQDNIGNQESTFVLPDLNLPVDEDISANIMHYIELS from the exons ATGTCCGACGATCACTGGATCAAGGTCGCCATGGCTGACGATTCTCTCGTCGTCGACCTTCTCCTCCGCCTCCACCGCCCTCCACCGCCGCCACCGCCCTGTCTAAACCTCCACTGGACGGTGCGTCAGCGGCGCTCCAGATCTGCTCACAACAAAGCGGAGTCCACCAGGGCCAGCCCCACCACGCCGCTTTCCTGGAGCGGCGCCACGTCAGCAAGCGGCGGCAACCTCGATGGCTATGAGGAGTACAGCCGCCCAAGCAAACCAACCCAAACCTCAAGATCTAAG GTTGCTAATCCCAGCGAAACAACCACTACCAGAAAGACCAGGAGAAAAAAG ACCTTAGCTGAACTAAAAGCGGAGGAGGATTTGTTgctgaaagaaagaagaaatttgaaaaaa GAACTGGCATTCTTGCGTCTCACTGTTGAGAAACATAGAGCCAcaaatgaaagcataaagagAAAGAAG CTTGATTTTGAGTCACGGCAGAATTCTAGTGCTGCTGCTACGGCCTCTGAGGTGTCTGGGAAAGCTGTGAATGGCTCATTTCAATTTGTAAAAGCAGAGTGTCATCCATCTAATTCAGTCTCACATGACGATTCACCTGTTTGTGCAGCAAATGTTTCTCCCAAAGCACAAGATAATATTGGTAACCAAGAATCTACATTCGTGCTCCCTGATCTAAATTTGCCTGTCGATGAGGATATCAGCGCCAATATCATGCATTATATTGAACTAAGCTAA